From one Deinococcus sp. YIM 134068 genomic stretch:
- a CDS encoding NADH-quinone oxidoreductase subunit N, with protein MLQVPDVALAPMLPILIVLAGAVSSTVLGFHLPRRALTIINLVLLVLSGVSMATLWNSGATAFGGSLQADNAALLLGLTILVGSIMTLLVSLDTAYRARVSFPEFDAMLMYAITGTLLIAFSGDLITMLIGLEIMSLASYVLATLQDSRRAEESGLKYFLLGAVGSAILIYGIAFVYGATGSLSYAVIAERAGGLTPANVGILVGGALLLLAGFGFKVALAPFHQWTPDVYTGAPTSVSLFLSTVVKVAAFAGMLRVFGGALASAPGWASTLQVLTAATLIVGNAAALFQPNFKRMLAYSAVAHTGFLAMALLGTPEVGGAALGYYLLVYTLMTAAALAIVAALQRSEEGMTITDLRGLYYRHPAYAAALAVCLASLAGLPPFAGFFGKYLAFQAAFQNGYVWLSVLAALTSVAALVYYLRPGMLMFMPDRTPAREYPHGERTPTTLTVALGVVGVTVLGILPNLWYGWVANPGIWQGLAGR; from the coding sequence ATGCTGCAAGTTCCCGACGTGGCCCTCGCGCCCATGCTGCCCATCCTGATCGTGCTCGCGGGGGCGGTGTCGAGTACCGTCCTCGGCTTCCACCTGCCCCGGCGGGCGCTGACGATCATCAACCTCGTGCTCCTCGTTCTCAGCGGCGTGAGCATGGCGACCCTGTGGAACAGCGGGGCCACCGCGTTCGGCGGCTCCCTCCAAGCGGATAACGCCGCCCTGCTCCTCGGCCTGACCATCCTCGTCGGCAGCATCATGACCCTGCTCGTGAGCCTCGACACGGCCTACCGCGCCCGTGTGAGCTTCCCGGAGTTCGACGCCATGCTCATGTACGCGATCACGGGCACGCTGCTCATCGCCTTTTCCGGCGACCTCATCACCATGCTCATAGGGCTGGAGATCATGAGCCTCGCCAGCTACGTGCTCGCCACCCTGCAAGACTCGCGCCGGGCGGAGGAGTCGGGCCTGAAATACTTCCTCCTCGGCGCGGTGGGGAGCGCCATCCTGATCTACGGCATCGCCTTCGTGTATGGGGCGACGGGAAGCCTGAGTTACGCGGTGATCGCCGAGCGGGCGGGCGGGCTGACCCCGGCGAACGTCGGCATCCTCGTTGGCGGGGCGCTGCTGCTGCTCGCGGGTTTCGGGTTCAAGGTGGCGCTCGCGCCGTTCCACCAGTGGACGCCGGACGTGTACACGGGCGCACCGACGAGCGTGAGCCTCTTCCTGAGCACGGTGGTCAAGGTCGCGGCCTTCGCGGGGATGCTGCGCGTGTTCGGCGGGGCGCTCGCCTCCGCGCCGGGCTGGGCGTCCACCCTCCAGGTTCTCACCGCCGCGACCCTGATCGTGGGGAACGCCGCCGCCCTGTTCCAGCCCAACTTCAAGCGGATGCTCGCTTACTCTGCGGTGGCCCACACGGGCTTTCTGGCGATGGCGCTGCTCGGCACGCCGGAGGTGGGGGGCGCGGCGCTGGGCTACTACCTCCTCGTCTACACGCTGATGACCGCCGCCGCCCTCGCCATCGTGGCCGCCCTGCAACGCAGTGAGGAGGGCATGACCATCACCGACCTGCGCGGCCTGTACTACCGCCACCCGGCCTACGCCGCCGCGCTCGCGGTGTGCCTCGCGTCGCTGGCGGGGCTGCCGCCCTTCGCGGGCTTCTTCGGCAAGTACCTCGCGTTTCAGGCGGCTTTCCAGAACGGGTACGTGTGGCTGTCCGTCCTCGCGGCCCTTACCAGCGTCGCCGCGCTCGTCTACTACCTGCGCCCCGGCATGCTGATGTTCATGCCCGACCGCACCCCGGCGCGCGAGTACCCCCACGGTGAGCGCACGCCCACCACCCTCACGGTCGCCCTCGGCGTCGTCGGCGTGACCGTGCTGGGCATCCTGCCGAACCTGTGGTACGGGTGGGTGGCGAATCCGGGCATCTGGCAGGGGCTGGCGGGGAGGTAG
- the nuoK gene encoding NADH-quinone oxidoreductase subunit NuoK — translation MAPTGYYIALSGLLFAIGMIGVLTRRTAIMVFLSVELMLNAANLALVAFARSWGDLTGQTAVFIVMTLAAAEVAIGLAIIVAIFRKRETTNVDTLAGLKG, via the coding sequence ATGGCTCCCACGGGCTACTACATCGCCCTCTCCGGGCTGCTGTTCGCCATCGGGATGATCGGGGTGCTGACGCGGCGGACGGCGATCATGGTCTTCCTGAGCGTCGAGCTGATGCTGAACGCGGCCAACCTCGCGCTCGTCGCCTTCGCGCGGTCGTGGGGGGACCTCACCGGGCAGACCGCCGTGTTCATCGTCATGACGCTCGCCGCCGCCGAGGTCGCCATCGGCCTCGCCATCATCGTCGCCATCTTCCGCAAGCGTGAGACGACCAACGTGGACACGCTCGCCGGGCTGAAAGGCTGA
- a CDS encoding NADH-quinone oxidoreductase subunit M, with product MIHLMIFLPLLGSLLLFAVPRRWREEVAGFVAALTLGLGLLIWRGGGSELFSVPWVPALGITYSVALEGVSLALALVTAFMSFVAVLYAARRVDNPGTMLSLVLAMETGLIGIFAAQDLVLFYVFFEDALLPALMMLAIYGKPNRMRALVKFAAYTLFGSLLMLLSIIGVKYYGGSPTFALADLVRNPVTGAAQTWLYLGFLAAMAVKLPLWPMHAWLPDFHEQNHDSGVPDVMGTLYKVGGYGIFQFGIPLFPDASEQLRPLLMGLAAFTALYAAWIAFRQTDWKRLLAYAGLSHMGFVGLGVFSLNETATIGAMYLLAFQNVYTGALFLSVGMLQERIGSLSTRVGGVMTQAGALGGLTMALWFASIAVPGLAGFIGEFSVLLGAYQVQPWITLVAGLSTIAAAAYALTAFQTTFWQGRPLGAVRAWDVRGTEWLVLALPLAVAVFFGVYSAPALRLIQPAVRGVLSGLGGQ from the coding sequence ATGATCCACCTCATGATCTTCCTGCCCCTCCTGGGCAGCCTGCTCCTCTTCGCGGTGCCCCGGCGCTGGCGCGAGGAGGTCGCGGGCTTCGTCGCGGCCCTCACGCTGGGGCTGGGGTTGCTGATCTGGCGGGGCGGCGGCTCGGAGCTGTTCAGCGTCCCGTGGGTGCCCGCGCTCGGCATCACGTACTCGGTGGCGCTGGAGGGCGTGAGCCTCGCGCTCGCGCTCGTGACGGCCTTCATGTCCTTCGTCGCCGTGTTGTACGCGGCGCGGCGGGTGGACAATCCGGGGACGATGCTCTCGCTGGTGCTGGCGATGGAGACGGGCCTCATCGGCATCTTCGCCGCGCAGGACCTCGTGCTGTTCTACGTCTTCTTCGAGGACGCGCTGCTCCCCGCGCTGATGATGCTCGCCATCTACGGCAAGCCGAACCGGATGCGGGCGCTCGTCAAGTTCGCGGCCTACACGCTGTTCGGCAGCCTGCTGATGCTGCTCTCCATCATCGGCGTGAAGTATTACGGCGGCAGCCCGACCTTCGCGCTGGCCGACCTCGTGCGAAATCCGGTGACGGGCGCGGCGCAGACGTGGCTGTACCTCGGCTTTCTCGCGGCGATGGCGGTCAAGCTGCCGCTGTGGCCCATGCACGCCTGGCTCCCCGACTTCCACGAGCAGAACCACGACAGCGGCGTGCCCGACGTGATGGGCACCCTGTATAAGGTAGGCGGGTACGGCATCTTCCAGTTCGGCATCCCGCTGTTTCCCGACGCGTCTGAACAACTTCGCCCGCTCCTGATGGGCCTCGCCGCCTTCACCGCCCTGTACGCGGCGTGGATCGCCTTCCGGCAGACCGATTGGAAACGGCTGCTCGCCTACGCGGGCCTCTCGCACATGGGCTTCGTGGGCCTCGGCGTGTTCAGCCTGAACGAGACGGCGACCATCGGGGCGATGTACCTGCTCGCCTTCCAGAACGTGTATACGGGGGCGCTGTTCCTCTCGGTGGGGATGTTGCAGGAGCGCATCGGCAGCCTCAGCACCCGCGTCGGCGGCGTGATGACGCAGGCGGGGGCGCTCGGCGGGCTGACGATGGCGCTGTGGTTCGCCTCCATCGCGGTGCCGGGGCTGGCGGGCTTTATCGGGGAATTCAGCGTGCTGCTGGGGGCATATCAGGTGCAGCCGTGGATCACCCTCGTGGCGGGCCTGTCCACCATCGCCGCCGCCGCCTACGCGCTGACCGCCTTCCAGACGACCTTCTGGCAGGGCCGTCCCCTCGGCGCGGTGCGCGCATGGGACGTGCGGGGGACCGAGTGGCTGGTGCTCGCGCTGCCGCTCGCCGTGGCCGTGTTCTTCGGGGTGTACTCCGCACCCGCCCTGCGGCTCATTCAACCCGCCGTGCGCGGGGTTCTCTCCGGTCTGGGGGGCCAGTAG
- the nuoL gene encoding NADH-quinone oxidoreductase subunit L, whose protein sequence is MPLYLLPLFPLIGFVLLICLPRLFPGKAAGWLASGTVLASFVVAVLRYLGQGDEPAREVLWAWLPNMALNANLSVGFWYDQLSALMALIITGVGFLIHVYSISYMGHDRQFARFFAFLNFFVAMMLILVLADSYPLMFVGWEGVGMASYLLIGFWYSGRNSEASGQEVREASDREGVANSNAARKAFIMNRIGDLGFMFGMFVIYKLYGTLVIPELAERAEGVRVAVAGIELACLLLLVGAVGKSGQLPLTTWLPDAMAGPTPVSALIHAATMVTAGVYLIARSHFLYDLAPVASTWVAWVGGLTALYGALSALNQHDIKKILAYSTVSQLGYMFMAVGLHAYSAGVFHLLTHAFFKALLFLSAGAVIHALHEEQDVRAMGGMRKFMPFTHIMSLVGVLAIAGIPIWSGFFSKDAILAAAFEADPLLYVVGLGVALLTAFYMGRWYFLVWRGEYRGHVAHPHEADTLIKVPLGILAALATLAGFLNVPTFLGGGHAFDDYLGRAIPVEVHEIPVATEWLLTALAVAAGVGGLLWAFAEHRRRVLADGPLGRVSTNALYLDRVYDGLIGAPSRAIAEGLDVVDRGVDSTLGGIARNSAAPGGLFTRWQSGFVRAYAVSMLLGTALILGYWALKTIGSGA, encoded by the coding sequence GTGCCCCTGTATCTGCTGCCCCTCTTTCCCCTGATCGGCTTCGTGCTCCTGATCTGCCTGCCGCGCCTCTTTCCGGGAAAGGCGGCGGGCTGGCTCGCCTCCGGGACGGTGCTGGCGAGCTTCGTCGTCGCCGTGCTGCGCTATCTCGGGCAGGGGGACGAACCCGCCCGCGAGGTGCTGTGGGCGTGGCTGCCCAACATGGCGCTGAACGCCAACCTGAGCGTCGGCTTCTGGTACGACCAGCTCTCGGCGCTGATGGCCCTCATCATCACGGGCGTGGGCTTCCTGATCCACGTCTATTCCATCAGCTACATGGGCCACGACCGCCAGTTCGCGCGCTTCTTCGCGTTCCTGAACTTCTTCGTGGCGATGATGCTGATTCTCGTCCTCGCCGACTCCTACCCGCTGATGTTCGTGGGCTGGGAGGGCGTGGGGATGGCGTCCTACCTCCTGATCGGCTTCTGGTACTCGGGCCGCAACTCGGAGGCGTCGGGGCAGGAGGTGCGCGAGGCCAGCGACCGCGAGGGCGTCGCCAATTCCAACGCCGCCCGCAAGGCGTTCATCATGAACCGCATCGGGGACCTGGGCTTCATGTTCGGGATGTTCGTGATCTACAAGCTGTACGGCACGCTCGTCATCCCCGAACTCGCCGAGCGAGCGGAGGGCGTGCGCGTGGCGGTGGCCGGAATCGAGCTGGCCTGCCTCCTCCTCCTTGTCGGCGCGGTGGGCAAGAGCGGCCAGCTTCCCCTCACCACCTGGCTCCCGGACGCTATGGCGGGTCCCACCCCCGTCTCGGCCCTCATCCACGCGGCCACGATGGTCACGGCGGGCGTGTACCTCATCGCGCGCAGCCACTTCCTGTATGACCTCGCGCCTGTGGCGTCCACCTGGGTCGCGTGGGTCGGAGGTCTGACGGCACTGTATGGGGCATTGTCGGCGCTCAACCAGCATGACATCAAGAAGATTCTGGCCTACTCCACCGTCTCGCAACTGGGATACATGTTCATGGCGGTCGGGCTGCACGCCTACTCGGCGGGCGTATTCCACCTGCTCACGCACGCCTTCTTCAAGGCGCTGCTCTTCCTCTCGGCGGGCGCGGTCATCCACGCGCTCCACGAGGAACAGGACGTGCGGGCGATGGGCGGGATGCGAAAGTTCATGCCCTTCACGCACATCATGTCGCTCGTCGGGGTCCTCGCCATCGCGGGAATCCCGATCTGGAGCGGCTTTTTCTCGAAGGACGCGATTCTGGCCGCCGCCTTCGAGGCCGACCCTCTGCTGTACGTGGTCGGGCTGGGGGTGGCGCTGCTGACCGCCTTTTACATGGGGCGCTGGTACTTCCTGGTGTGGCGCGGCGAGTACCGGGGCCACGTCGCGCACCCACACGAGGCCGACACGCTGATCAAGGTGCCGCTGGGCATCCTCGCCGCGCTCGCCACGCTCGCCGGATTCCTGAACGTGCCGACCTTCCTGGGCGGCGGGCACGCCTTCGACGACTACCTGGGCCGCGCAATCCCGGTGGAGGTTCACGAGATTCCCGTGGCGACGGAATGGCTGCTCACCGCGCTTGCCGTCGCCGCCGGGGTGGGTGGGCTGCTGTGGGCCTTTGCCGAACACCGCCGCCGGGTGCTGGCCGACGGGCCGCTGGGCCGCGTCAGCACGAACGCCCTGTATCTGGACCGCGTGTACGACGGGCTGATCGGCGCTCCCAGCCGCGCCATCGCCGAGGGTCTGGACGTGGTGGACCGGGGCGTGGACAGTACTCTGGGCGGTATCGCGCGCAACAGCGCCGCGCCGGGTGGACTCTTCACCCGCTGGCAGAGCGGCTTCGTGCGCGCCTACGCGGTGTCCATGCTGCTGGGGACGGCGCTGATTCTGGGGTACTGGGCGCTGAAGACGATTGGAAGTGGGGCGTGA